Proteins co-encoded in one Amaranthus tricolor cultivar Red isolate AtriRed21 chromosome 7, ASM2621246v1, whole genome shotgun sequence genomic window:
- the LOC130818136 gene encoding 40S ribosomal protein S17-like — translation MGRVRTKTVKKSSRQVIEKYYSRMTLDFHTNKKALEEVAIIPSKRLRNKIAGFSTHLMKRIQKGPVRGISLKLQEEERERRMDFVPAESAIKVDSIPVDPETIEMLASLGMSDLPGIVKAEPEIVAAATTFGRGAGGRRF, via the coding sequence ATGGGTCGTGTCCGAACAAAGACTGTGAAGAAGTCTTCTCGTCAAGTCATCGAGAAGTACTATTCTCGAATGACATTGGATTTCCACACCAACAAGAAGGCCTTGGAGGAGGTTGCCATCATTCCGTCTAAGCGTCTACGCAATAAGATCGCTGGATTTTCCACTCATCTTATGAAGAGGATTCAGAAGGGCCCAGTTCGTGGAATTTCGTTGAAATTGCAAGAGGAAGAGCGTGAAAGGCGTATGGACTTTGTTCCTGCCGAGTCTGCTATCAAGGTCGACTCGATCCCTGTTGATCCCGAGACCATTGAAATGCTTGCTTCTCTTGGCATGTCTGATCTTCCCGGTATCGTCAAAGCTGAACCAGAGATTGTGGCTGCCGCTACGACTTTTGGCCGGGGAGCTGGTGGAAGGAGGTTCTAG